A stretch of Brevundimonas naejangsanensis DNA encodes these proteins:
- a CDS encoding cytochrome ubiquinol oxidase subunit I, whose amino-acid sequence MDLAVVDLSRLQFALTALYHFLFVPLTLGLSFMLVIMESIYVMTRRPIWRTITRFWGVLFGINFVLGVATGLTMEFQFGMNWSYYSHYVGDIFGAPLAIEGLMAFFLEATFVGLMFFGWDKLKPVTHLFVTFLVALGTNLSALWILIANGWMQNPVGAAFNPDSMRMEVVDFMAVLFNPVAQAKFVHTVSAGYVCAAVFVMGVSAFYLLKGKHRGFAKRSMTVAAAFGLASSLSVVVLGDESGYALTDNQKMKLAALEAMWHTEEAPAGLTAIGFPSLEDRKTHYEIKIPYVLGLIATRSVDKPVEGILELVAIAEDRIERGVVAYDALEKIKADPTDMAARGQFETVRNDLGYGLLLKRYVEDPRLATPDQVKLAAWSTVPNVPVMFWTFRTMAGIGFLMIGLFATAFVLCTLRKHETRWFLRLAVLAIPLPWIAIEFGWILAEVGRQPWAVDGVLPTFLGASSLTVTQLWTTIIGFTLLYGALAVIEVGLILKAIKKGPFHEQEAQDQSAADAEPAVA is encoded by the coding sequence ATCGACCTGGCGGTCGTAGACCTATCACGCCTTCAGTTCGCACTGACGGCGCTATATCACTTTCTATTCGTGCCCCTCACCTTGGGCCTCTCCTTCATGCTGGTCATCATGGAGAGCATCTATGTGATGACGCGCAGGCCCATCTGGCGGACCATCACCCGCTTCTGGGGCGTGCTGTTCGGCATCAACTTCGTGCTGGGCGTGGCCACAGGCCTCACCATGGAATTCCAGTTCGGCATGAACTGGAGCTACTATTCGCACTACGTAGGGGACATCTTCGGGGCACCGCTGGCCATCGAGGGCCTGATGGCCTTCTTCCTGGAAGCGACCTTCGTGGGTCTGATGTTCTTCGGCTGGGACAAGCTGAAGCCGGTGACCCACCTGTTCGTCACCTTCCTGGTGGCCCTGGGCACCAATCTGTCGGCGCTGTGGATCCTGATCGCCAACGGCTGGATGCAGAACCCGGTCGGCGCGGCCTTCAATCCCGACTCCATGCGCATGGAGGTCGTGGACTTCATGGCCGTGCTGTTCAACCCGGTGGCCCAGGCCAAGTTCGTGCACACGGTGTCGGCCGGCTACGTCTGCGCCGCCGTCTTCGTCATGGGCGTCTCGGCCTTCTATCTGCTGAAGGGCAAGCATCGCGGCTTCGCCAAGCGCTCGATGACGGTCGCGGCCGCCTTCGGCCTGGCCTCGTCGCTGTCGGTCGTCGTCCTGGGTGATGAGTCGGGCTACGCCCTGACCGACAACCAGAAGATGAAGCTCGCCGCCCTGGAGGCCATGTGGCACACCGAGGAGGCGCCCGCCGGCCTGACGGCCATCGGCTTCCCCAGCCTGGAAGACCGCAAGACCCACTATGAGATCAAGATCCCCTATGTCCTGGGCCTGATCGCCACGCGCAGCGTGGACAAGCCGGTCGAGGGCATCCTGGAGCTGGTCGCCATCGCCGAGGACCGCATCGAACGCGGCGTCGTCGCCTATGACGCCCTCGAAAAGATCAAGGCCGATCCGACCGACATGGCCGCCCGCGGCCAGTTCGAGACGGTGCGCAACGACCTGGGCTACGGCCTGCTGCTGAAGCGCTACGTCGAGGACCCGCGCCTGGCCACGCCGGATCAAGTCAAGCTGGCGGCCTGGAGCACGGTGCCGAACGTGCCGGTCATGTTCTGGACCTTCCGCACCATGGCGGGGATCGGCTTCCTGATGATCGGCCTGTTCGCCACGGCCTTCGTGCTGTGCACCCTGCGCAAGCATGAGACCAGGTGGTTCCTGCGCCTGGCCGTCCTGGCCATCCCGCTGCCGTGGATCGCGATCGAGTTCGGCTGGATCCTGGCCGAGGTCGGGCGTCAGCCCTGGGCCGTGGACGGCGTGCTGCCGACCTTCCTGGGCGCGTCCAGCCTGACGGTGACGCAGCTGTGGACCACGATCATCGGCTTCACCCTGCTGTACGGCGCCCTGGCCGTGATCGAGGTCGGCCTGATCCTCAAGGCCATCAAGAAGGGCCCCTTCCACGAGCAGGAAGCCCAGGACCAGTCGGCGGCCGACGCCGAACCGGCCGTCGCCTGA
- the cydB gene encoding cytochrome d ubiquinol oxidase subunit II, which yields MELPLDFATLRLIWWGLVGVLLIAFALTDGFDLGVGALLPFVAKTDEERRMAINTVGATWEGNQVWFILGGGAIFAAWPFVYAVSFSGFYLAMFLVLSALILRPVAFKYRSKRPGAKWRAMWDWALFIGGFVPALVFGVAMGNVLLGAPFRLNGDLRAFYDGSLLGLFTPFSLVAGLLSVAMLVLHGAAWLGLKAERGPVADRARMIGTVAGLLSIVLFAVGGLMVAYGDMGFRITGALDVHGPSNPLRTAVEAASGAWLDNYGRYPWMMIAPALGFLGAAAAVLGLWRRSEALAFGGSSLSAVGIIATVGLSMFPFILPSTVDPQSSLTVWNASSSHLTLFIMLLVTVVFLPLILLYTAWVYKVLWGRSSTAALKTNPDLY from the coding sequence ATGGAACTTCCTCTCGACTTCGCCACGCTTCGCCTGATCTGGTGGGGGCTGGTCGGCGTGCTGCTGATCGCCTTCGCCCTGACGGACGGATTCGACCTGGGCGTCGGCGCCCTTCTGCCCTTCGTCGCCAAGACCGACGAAGAGCGCCGCATGGCGATCAACACCGTCGGCGCCACCTGGGAAGGCAACCAGGTGTGGTTCATCCTGGGCGGCGGCGCGATCTTCGCCGCCTGGCCCTTCGTCTATGCGGTCAGCTTCTCCGGCTTCTACCTGGCCATGTTCCTGGTGTTGTCGGCGCTGATATTGCGGCCCGTGGCCTTCAAATACCGCTCCAAGCGCCCGGGCGCGAAGTGGCGGGCGATGTGGGACTGGGCCCTGTTCATCGGCGGCTTCGTGCCCGCCCTGGTGTTCGGCGTGGCCATGGGCAACGTCCTGCTGGGCGCGCCCTTCCGTCTGAACGGCGACCTGCGCGCCTTCTATGACGGCTCGCTGCTGGGCCTGTTCACCCCGTTCAGCCTGGTCGCCGGCCTGCTGTCGGTGGCCATGCTGGTGCTGCACGGCGCCGCCTGGCTGGGCCTGAAGGCCGAGCGTGGTCCGGTGGCCGACCGCGCCCGCATGATCGGCACGGTCGCGGGCCTGCTGAGCATCGTCCTGTTCGCGGTCGGGGGCCTGATGGTGGCCTATGGCGACATGGGCTTCCGCATCACCGGCGCCCTGGACGTCCATGGCCCGTCGAACCCGCTGCGCACGGCGGTCGAGGCGGCTTCGGGCGCCTGGTTGGACAACTACGGCCGCTATCCGTGGATGATGATCGCTCCGGCGCTCGGCTTCCTCGGCGCGGCGGCGGCGGTGCTGGGCCTGTGGCGGCGCAGCGAGGCCCTGGCCTTCGGCGGTTCGTCGCTGTCGGCGGTGGGCATCATCGCGACCGTCGGCCTGTCGATGTTCCCCTTCATCCTGCCCAGCACAGTCGACCCGCAGTCCAGCCTGACGGTGTGGAACGCCTCGTCCAGCCACCTGACGCTGTTCATCATGCTGCTGGTGACGGTGGTCTTCCTGCCGCTGATCCTTCTCTACACGGCCTGGGTCTATAAGGTGCTGTGGGGCCGTTCGAGCACCGCCGCGCTGAAGACCAACCCCGACCTCTACTGA
- the cydX gene encoding cytochrome bd-I oxidase subunit CydX, whose amino-acid sequence MWYFAWILGLGLAVLFGVLNGLWHEFRLFDEGDQGHSEP is encoded by the coding sequence ATGTGGTATTTCGCCTGGATTCTGGGCCTCGGCCTGGCGGTGCTCTTCGGGGTGCTGAACGGCCTGTGGCACGAGTTCCGCCTGTTCGACGAAGGCGACCAGGGCCACTCCGAGCCCTGA
- a CDS encoding OmpW/AlkL family protein, whose amino-acid sequence MKTAAALVASVSLLAVAGAASAQTAAPEPVGKGSLIVTARMTGVLPQADDAIVTAAGADSGLKVDVGDDWMPTLGFTYFVADHWAVEAILGATQHEVRAQGGATDVAVHETWVLPPVVTLQYRPTPNATISPYVGAGVSYMAFFSGKDRNGFEVDLDDGFGVALQAGADWNLSGPWTLNLDAKKVWFDTDATINGGALKSSVSLDPWVVSVGVGRKF is encoded by the coding sequence ATGAAAACCGCCGCCGCCCTTGTCGCCTCCGTCAGCCTGCTGGCCGTCGCCGGCGCCGCCTCGGCCCAGACCGCCGCGCCCGAACCGGTGGGCAAGGGCTCGCTGATCGTCACCGCCCGCATGACCGGCGTCCTGCCGCAGGCCGACGACGCCATCGTCACCGCCGCCGGCGCCGACAGCGGCCTGAAGGTCGACGTCGGCGACGACTGGATGCCGACCCTGGGCTTCACCTATTTCGTCGCCGACCATTGGGCCGTCGAGGCCATCCTGGGCGCGACCCAGCACGAGGTCCGCGCCCAGGGCGGCGCGACCGATGTGGCCGTGCACGAGACCTGGGTCCTGCCGCCGGTGGTGACGCTGCAGTATCGCCCGACGCCGAACGCGACGATCAGCCCCTATGTCGGCGCGGGCGTCAGCTACATGGCCTTCTTCAGCGGCAAGGACAGAAACGGCTTCGAGGTCGATCTGGACGACGGTTTCGGCGTCGCGCTTCAGGCCGGCGCGGACTGGAACCTCTCCGGCCCGTGGACGCTGAACCTGGACGCCAAGAAGGTGTGGTTCGACACGGACGCCACGATCAACGGCGGCGCGCTGAAGAGCAGCGTCAGCCTGGACCCGTGGGTGGTGTCGGTCGGCGTCGGCCGGAAATTCTAG
- a CDS encoding Crp/Fnr family transcriptional regulator encodes MNTAAAQAAAADSADVRLEDVHPCASCGARPLGVCADLKGHELQSMACASETITAQPGQALFHEGDPNPYIFNVVDGAVKLYRLLPDGRRQITGFLFQGDFLGLGGRGPSSFTAEALTPLNACRFRRGDFDQLLNALPALEHRLVALAGDELMAAQEQIVLLGRKTARERLASFLTRLSERQVQLGGPEGHVHLPMTRLDIADYLGLTIETVSRVFTQFKTSGLIQLLPGNDVALPDPAALKALGEGAA; translated from the coding sequence GTGAACACCGCCGCTGCCCAGGCCGCTGCCGCCGATTCCGCCGACGTGCGTCTGGAAGACGTCCACCCCTGCGCCAGTTGCGGCGCGCGGCCCCTGGGCGTGTGCGCGGACCTCAAGGGTCATGAGCTGCAGAGCATGGCCTGCGCCAGCGAGACCATCACCGCCCAGCCGGGACAGGCGCTGTTCCACGAAGGCGATCCGAACCCCTACATCTTCAACGTCGTCGATGGGGCGGTGAAGCTGTATCGCCTGCTGCCCGACGGGCGGCGCCAGATCACCGGCTTTCTGTTCCAGGGCGATTTCCTGGGCCTGGGCGGACGCGGACCGTCCAGCTTCACGGCCGAGGCCCTGACGCCTCTGAACGCCTGCCGTTTCCGGCGCGGCGACTTCGATCAACTGCTGAACGCCCTGCCCGCGCTGGAGCACCGCCTGGTGGCCCTGGCCGGGGACGAGCTGATGGCGGCGCAGGAGCAGATCGTCCTCCTGGGCCGCAAGACGGCGCGCGAGCGGCTGGCCAGCTTCCTGACCCGCCTGTCCGAACGCCAGGTGCAGCTGGGCGGCCCCGAGGGCCACGTCCACCTGCCGATGACGCGCCTCGACATCGCCGACTACCTGGGCCTGACGATCGAGACGGTCAGCCGGGTCTTCACCCAGTTCAAGACCTCGGGCCTGATCCAGCTGCTGCCGGGCAACGACGTCGCCCTGCCCGATCCGGCCGCGCTGAAGGCCCTGGGCGAAGGCGCCGCCTGA
- a CDS encoding pyridoxamine 5'-phosphate oxidase family protein, with protein sequence MNPTPRVTPIHGGAVTAILKLLDSQKLMTLAVNRADGRPQAATLGYLNDGLNLYFVTARDSEKLKHLTADPRVGVAIRGVGQEGEAVGVSIDGRAEEVTDGDEVKRVNDLIIQRSPEISPWAPGGDAVAVVKVIPEEIEAVAVLDGRSRAQTFSVGDPAAAVQGLSYEPSAIARLF encoded by the coding sequence ATGAACCCGACCCCGCGCGTCACCCCGATCCACGGCGGCGCGGTGACCGCCATCCTCAAGCTGCTGGACAGCCAAAAGCTGATGACCCTGGCGGTGAATCGCGCCGACGGCCGGCCCCAGGCCGCGACGCTCGGCTATCTCAACGACGGGCTGAACCTCTACTTCGTCACGGCGCGCGACAGCGAGAAGCTGAAGCACCTGACCGCCGACCCGCGCGTCGGCGTCGCCATTCGCGGCGTGGGCCAGGAAGGGGAGGCGGTCGGCGTCTCCATCGACGGCCGGGCCGAGGAGGTGACCGACGGCGACGAGGTGAAGCGGGTCAACGACCTGATCATCCAGCGCTCGCCGGAAATCAGCCCCTGGGCGCCGGGCGGGGACGCCGTGGCGGTGGTCAAGGTGATTCCCGAAGAGATCGAGGCCGTCGCCGTCCTGGACGGCCGCAGCCGCGCCCAGACCTTCTCGGTCGGCGATCCGGCGGCCGCGGTGCAGGGGCTGAGCTACGAGCCCAGCGCCATCGCCCGGCTGTTCTGA
- the secE gene encoding preprotein translocase subunit SecE: protein MAKAKTPGGRRTAGNQTAAAAPGAATVAVDAPAPKKKTSIPQFISQVRAEARKIVWPSRKETWITSVMVFIMVLIAAAFFWIVDTGLGFASRIILSLGQ, encoded by the coding sequence ATGGCTAAGGCGAAGACCCCGGGCGGACGCCGCACCGCGGGGAACCAGACCGCAGCAGCCGCGCCCGGCGCGGCCACCGTGGCCGTCGACGCGCCTGCGCCCAAGAAGAAGACGTCGATCCCGCAGTTCATCAGCCAGGTTCGCGCCGAGGCCCGCAAGATCGTGTGGCCCAGCCGCAAGGAGACCTGGATCACCTCGGTGATGGTCTTCATCATGGTGCTGATCGCCGCCGCCTTCTTCTGGATCGTCGATACGGGCCTGGGCTTCGCGTCCCGGATCATCCTCAGCCTTGGCCAATAA
- the nusG gene encoding transcription termination/antitermination protein NusG, with amino-acid sequence MTDAAPKPAANPRHKWYIVHAYSNFEKKVAEQLRDQARQQGLEHAFSEILVPTEDVVEIRRGKKVNAERKFFPGYVLVKMEMTDEAYHLVKNTPKVTGFLGAAGGTKPLPVSEREVQNIIGAVEEGVERPKPTIRFDIGENVKVIDGPFASFDGQVESVDEDNARLRVAVSIFGRPTPVDLEYNQVEKVSA; translated from the coding sequence ATGACCGATGCAGCGCCCAAGCCGGCGGCCAATCCCCGCCACAAGTGGTACATCGTCCACGCCTATTCGAACTTCGAGAAGAAGGTCGCCGAGCAACTGCGCGACCAGGCTCGCCAGCAGGGCCTGGAGCACGCCTTCTCGGAAATCCTGGTCCCGACCGAGGACGTCGTCGAAATCCGCCGCGGCAAGAAGGTCAACGCCGAGCGCAAATTCTTCCCCGGCTACGTCCTGGTGAAGATGGAGATGACCGACGAGGCCTATCACCTGGTCAAGAACACGCCGAAGGTCACCGGCTTCCTGGGCGCCGCGGGCGGCACCAAGCCGCTGCCGGTCTCGGAGCGTGAAGTCCAGAACATCATCGGCGCCGTGGAAGAGGGCGTCGAGCGTCCGAAGCCCACGATCCGCTTCGACATCGGCGAGAACGTCAAGGTCATCGACGGCCCGTTCGCCAGCTTCGACGGTCAGGTCGAGAGCGTCGACGAGGACAACGCCCGCCTGCGCGTGGCCGTCTCCATCTTCGGCCGCCCGACCCCGGTCGACCTGGAATACAATCAGGTGGAGAAGGTCAGCGCCTGA
- the rplK gene encoding 50S ribosomal protein L11: MAKKILGYIKLQVPAGSATPSPPIGPALGQRGVNIMGFCKEFNARTEKEAKGTPLPTVITVYQDKSFTFITKTPPATWYLKQAAGIKSGSKLVGREFAGKITQTQLREIAEKKMKDLNANDLDAASRIIEGSARAIGIQVVEG; this comes from the coding sequence ATGGCCAAGAAGATTCTCGGCTATATCAAGCTGCAAGTGCCGGCCGGTTCGGCCACGCCTTCGCCCCCGATCGGCCCGGCTCTGGGTCAGCGCGGCGTGAACATCATGGGCTTCTGCAAGGAGTTCAATGCGCGGACCGAGAAGGAAGCCAAGGGCACCCCGCTTCCGACCGTCATCACCGTCTATCAGGACAAGTCGTTCACCTTCATCACCAAGACGCCGCCGGCGACCTGGTATCTGAAGCAGGCCGCTGGCATCAAGTCGGGCTCCAAGCTCGTCGGCCGCGAGTTCGCCGGCAAGATCACGCAGACGCAACTGCGCGAAATCGCCGAGAAGAAGATGAAGGACCTGAACGCGAACGACCTGGACGCCGCGTCGCGCATCATCGAGGGCTCGGCCCGCGCCATCGGCATTCAAGTGGTGGAGGGCTAA
- the rplA gene encoding 50S ribosomal protein L1 yields MAKLTKAQKARTGITEELLPFADAIKLVKDNAKAKFDESIEIAVNLGVDPRHADQQVRGVVNLPSGTGRDVRVAVFAKDAKAEEAKAAGAEHVGAEDLYEKIAGGFMEFDRVIASPDMMALVGRLGKVLGPRGLMPNPKVGTVTPNVAQAVKDAKGGAVEFRVEKAGIVHAGIGKVSFTQDALEANVKAIVDALVRAKPSGAKGTYVKRIALSSTMGPGFKVDPASLGA; encoded by the coding sequence ATGGCCAAGCTGACCAAAGCCCAGAAAGCCCGCACCGGCATCACCGAAGAGCTGCTGCCGTTCGCCGACGCCATCAAGCTGGTGAAGGACAACGCCAAGGCCAAGTTCGACGAGTCGATCGAAATCGCCGTCAACCTGGGCGTCGACCCGCGTCACGCCGACCAACAGGTCCGCGGCGTGGTGAACCTGCCCTCGGGCACCGGCCGTGACGTCCGCGTCGCCGTCTTCGCCAAGGACGCCAAGGCTGAAGAAGCCAAGGCCGCCGGCGCCGAGCACGTCGGCGCTGAAGACCTGTACGAGAAGATCGCCGGCGGCTTCATGGAGTTCGACCGCGTGATCGCGTCGCCCGACATGATGGCCCTGGTCGGCCGTCTGGGTAAGGTGCTGGGCCCGCGCGGCCTGATGCCGAACCCGAAGGTCGGCACCGTGACCCCGAACGTCGCCCAGGCCGTCAAGGACGCCAAGGGCGGCGCCGTCGAGTTCCGCGTCGAGAAGGCGGGCATCGTCCACGCCGGCATCGGCAAGGTCTCCTTCACCCAGGACGCCCTGGAAGCCAACGTCAAGGCCATCGTGGACGCTCTGGTCCGCGCCAAGCCGTCGGGCGCCAAGGGCACCTATGTGAAGCGCATCGCCCTGTCCTCGACGATGGGCCCGGGCTTCAAGGTCGACCCGGCTTCGCTGGGCGCCTGA
- a CDS encoding aspartyl/asparaginyl beta-hydroxylase domain-containing protein produces MSYPAAQERLLVEAGQALARRDPRSALGLLDQADQFGKTHNATLNRAVALRLLGDFQASLLVLDDALEMRPYDFMALLAKGAMLEKISQPKAAAEVYRNALKIAPPRETCPPGVVSQMDYASQMVDRHAQALAAFLKERVEPLRSDLGEASRDRFEEGLEIYAGLKQPPKQQPLLLNYPRLPAIPFYDRSLFPWLATLEEATPVIQAELATLLETAFDEFSPYIAYPKGAPVNQWGELNHSRKWSSLFLWRDGRRQDEVCARCPQTAALLEGLPMADQDGFAPTAMFSALQPRTHIPPHTGSSNVRLLAHLPLILPGPARFRVGNTERAWKMGEAWVFDDTIEHEAWNDADAMRVILIFDVWNPYLDEGEKRLITEMMKAQRDFMGT; encoded by the coding sequence ATGTCCTATCCAGCGGCGCAGGAACGCCTGCTCGTCGAGGCCGGCCAGGCCCTGGCCCGTCGCGACCCTCGCTCGGCCCTCGGTTTGCTGGATCAGGCCGACCAGTTCGGAAAGACGCACAACGCCACCCTGAACCGCGCTGTCGCCCTGCGGCTGCTGGGCGACTTCCAGGCCTCCCTGCTCGTCCTGGACGACGCCCTGGAGATGCGGCCCTATGATTTCATGGCGCTGCTGGCCAAGGGGGCCATGCTTGAAAAGATCAGCCAGCCCAAGGCGGCGGCCGAGGTCTATCGGAACGCCCTGAAAATCGCCCCGCCGCGTGAGACCTGCCCACCCGGCGTGGTCAGCCAGATGGACTACGCCAGCCAGATGGTCGACCGGCACGCCCAGGCCCTGGCCGCCTTTCTCAAGGAGCGGGTGGAGCCCCTGCGCTCCGACCTGGGCGAAGCCAGCCGGGACCGATTCGAGGAGGGGCTGGAGATCTACGCCGGGCTGAAGCAGCCGCCGAAGCAGCAGCCGCTCCTGCTCAACTATCCGCGTCTGCCCGCCATCCCCTTCTACGACCGCAGCCTGTTCCCCTGGCTGGCCACCCTGGAAGAGGCCACCCCCGTCATCCAGGCCGAACTGGCGACCTTGCTCGAGACCGCCTTCGACGAATTTTCGCCCTACATCGCCTATCCCAAGGGTGCGCCGGTCAATCAGTGGGGCGAGTTGAACCACTCGCGCAAATGGAGTTCGCTCTTCCTGTGGCGCGACGGCCGCCGCCAGGATGAGGTCTGCGCCCGCTGCCCCCAGACCGCCGCCCTGCTGGAAGGTCTGCCCATGGCGGACCAGGACGGCTTCGCCCCGACGGCCATGTTCTCAGCCTTGCAGCCCAGGACCCATATCCCGCCGCATACGGGATCATCGAACGTGCGCCTGCTGGCCCACCTGCCGCTGATCCTGCCGGGGCCGGCGCGCTTCCGCGTCGGCAACACCGAGCGGGCCTGGAAGATGGGCGAGGCCTGGGTCTTCGACGACACCATCGAGCACGAGGCCTGGAACGACGCCGACGCCATGCGGGTCATCCTGATCTTCGACGTCTGGAACCCCTACCTCGACGAGGGCGAAAAGCGGTTGATCACCGAGATGATGAAGGCCCAGCGGGATTTCATGGGGACCTGA
- a CDS encoding DUF47 domain-containing protein has translation MLNWFQALLPKEDNFFRLFDAHVQSLAHGADALRHMMDGGAETPDWCAKVVAHEEQADEIAREVLFAVRRSFITPFDRSDIRGLTNSLDDTIDQMQKAAKVVTLYEMRDFSPKMQELADIAVQCAALTQEAFTLLPAMRKNHDRLAVLTEQITDLEARSDDLFDAGMKALYEAHRHDMTGGNTLGFIIGSQLLDHLEKVVDRFEDVANRINGVLVEHL, from the coding sequence ATGCTCAACTGGTTCCAGGCGCTGCTGCCCAAGGAAGATAATTTCTTCCGGCTGTTCGACGCTCATGTGCAATCGCTGGCGCATGGGGCGGACGCCCTGCGCCACATGATGGACGGCGGGGCCGAGACGCCCGACTGGTGCGCCAAGGTCGTGGCGCATGAGGAACAGGCCGACGAGATCGCGCGCGAAGTGCTGTTCGCCGTGCGCCGCAGCTTCATCACCCCCTTCGACCGCTCGGACATTCGCGGCCTGACCAACTCCCTGGACGACACCATCGACCAGATGCAGAAGGCGGCCAAGGTCGTCACCCTGTACGAGATGCGCGACTTCTCGCCCAAGATGCAGGAACTGGCCGACATCGCCGTGCAGTGCGCGGCCCTGACGCAGGAAGCCTTCACCCTGCTGCCGGCCATGCGCAAGAACCACGACCGCCTGGCCGTCCTGACCGAGCAGATCACCGATCTGGAGGCGCGCAGCGACGACCTGTTCGACGCGGGCATGAAGGCGCTTTACGAGGCGCACCGCCACGACATGACCGGCGGCAACACTCTGGGCTTCATCATCGGCAGCCAGCTGCTGGATCACCTGGAGAAGGTGGTCGACCGGTTCGAGGACGTGGCCAACCGCATCAACGGCGTTCTGGTCGAGCACCTGTAG
- a CDS encoding inorganic phosphate transporter — protein MSPAIGFLLALLLVLLVSWLFRRSNPAFADRVFRGLQFVSASAYSLGHGGNDAQKTMGIIAILLYSRGMLGGEFHVPFWVVITCQAAIALGTLFGGWKIVHTMGSRITRLSPQQGFCAETGGAITLFAATGLGIPVSTTHTITGAIVGVGAAKRVSAVRWSVARSIVTAWFITMPAAAAIGALFYALGGLFLN, from the coding sequence ATGTCGCCAGCCATCGGCTTCCTGCTGGCTCTGCTGCTGGTGCTGCTGGTGTCCTGGCTGTTCCGGCGATCGAACCCGGCCTTCGCCGACCGCGTGTTCCGCGGTTTGCAGTTCGTCTCGGCCTCGGCCTATTCCCTGGGGCACGGGGGCAACGACGCCCAGAAGACCATGGGGATCATCGCCATCCTTCTGTATTCGCGCGGTATGCTGGGGGGCGAGTTCCACGTGCCCTTCTGGGTGGTCATCACCTGTCAGGCGGCCATCGCCCTGGGCACCCTGTTCGGCGGCTGGAAGATCGTCCACACCATGGGCTCGCGCATCACGCGCCTGTCGCCGCAGCAGGGCTTCTGCGCCGAGACGGGCGGGGCCATCACCCTGTTCGCGGCCACGGGCCTGGGCATTCCGGTGTCGACCACCCACACCATCACCGGCGCCATCGTCGGCGTGGGCGCGGCCAAGCGCGTCTCGGCCGTGCGCTGGAGCGTGGCGCGCAGCATCGTCACCGCCTGGTTCATCACCATGCCGGCGGCGGCCGCCATCGGGGCCCTGTTCTACGCCCTCGGCGGGCTGTTCCTGAACTGA
- a CDS encoding NUDIX hydrolase, whose amino-acid sequence MSNKPRALSSETRQVAALPWRHGADGVEIMMVTSRETRRWVIPKGNRMGGKTDAEAAVIEAYEEAGVQGDVMGAPIGWFRYGKRLKSGRVQATIASVYPLEVYIQLGAWPEDAQRQRRWMSAEDAAAVVDEAELAELIRDFKPGRSAE is encoded by the coding sequence ATGTCGAACAAGCCCCGCGCCCTGTCGTCAGAGACCCGCCAGGTCGCGGCCCTGCCGTGGCGGCACGGCGCCGACGGCGTCGAGATCATGATGGTCACCTCGCGCGAGACGCGCCGCTGGGTGATCCCCAAGGGCAACCGCATGGGGGGCAAGACCGACGCCGAGGCCGCCGTGATCGAGGCCTATGAGGAGGCGGGCGTCCAGGGCGACGTCATGGGCGCGCCCATCGGCTGGTTCCGATACGGCAAGCGGCTGAAGTCCGGGCGGGTCCAGGCCACCATCGCCAGCGTCTATCCGCTGGAGGTCTATATCCAGCTGGGCGCCTGGCCCGAGGACGCCCAGCGCCAGCGCCGCTGGATGTCGGCCGAGGACGCCGCCGCCGTCGTGGACGAGGCGGAGCTGGCGGAGCTGATCCGGGACTTCAAGCCAGGGCGTTCGGCCGAATAA
- a CDS encoding DUF2059 domain-containing protein, with protein MSRVVAAVFLSFAVAGFGASSVQAQARQDELLEVRVRDADRREALTQRYLELTTGGADKLIQQLVNQEIAALAGTMPAEQAAWLRNNAVAIMRPHLNQLIRSMGEEIQARFSEAELEALVRFYDTPQGRTIATKQVELGAGLGSTMATFEQAYLEDLLTKFCGTFDCEAMAQQATGAAKPSKR; from the coding sequence ATGTCGCGGGTTGTGGCCGCCGTGTTCCTGTCTTTCGCCGTCGCGGGGTTCGGCGCCTCGTCCGTGCAGGCGCAAGCGCGACAGGACGAGTTGCTTGAGGTCCGCGTGCGAGACGCCGATCGCCGAGAGGCCTTGACGCAGCGCTACCTGGAACTGACGACCGGCGGGGCGGACAAGCTGATCCAGCAACTGGTGAACCAGGAAATCGCCGCCCTAGCCGGCACCATGCCCGCTGAACAGGCGGCCTGGCTGCGCAATAACGCTGTGGCGATCATGAGGCCGCACCTCAACCAGTTGATCCGAAGCATGGGGGAGGAGATTCAGGCGCGCTTTTCGGAGGCCGAGCTGGAAGCCTTGGTCCGCTTCTACGACACGCCTCAGGGGCGGACGATCGCGACCAAGCAGGTCGAACTGGGTGCTGGGCTCGGGTCAACCATGGCGACGTTCGAGCAGGCCTATCTTGAGGATCTGCTAACGAAATTCTGCGGGACCTTCGACTGCGAGGCCATGGCGCAGCAGGCCACGGGCGCCGCCAAGCCGTCCAAGCGTTGA